One genomic region from Bubalus kerabau isolate K-KA32 ecotype Philippines breed swamp buffalo chromosome 7, PCC_UOA_SB_1v2, whole genome shotgun sequence encodes:
- the LOC129657279 gene encoding growth-regulated protein homolog gamma, with protein MAPAANSAPRLLRAAMLLLLLVAAGRRAAGAPVVNELRCQCLQTLQGIHLKNIQSVKVTSPGPHCDQTEVIATLKTGQEVCLNPAAPMVKKIIDKMLNKASSN; from the exons ATGGCCCCAGCCGCGAACTCCGCCCCCCGGCTCCTCCGCGCAGCGATGCTGCTCCTGCTCCTGGTGGCCGCCGGCCGGCGCGCAGCAG GGGCGCCCGTGGTCAACGAACTGCGCTGCCAGTGCCTGCAGACCTTGCAGGGGATTCACCTCAAGAACATCCAGAGCGTGAAGGTGACGTCCCCCGGCCCCCACTGCGACCAAACCGAAGTCAT AGCCACTCTTAAGACTGGTCAGGAAGTGTGTCTCAACCCCGCCGCCCCCATGGTTAAGAAAATCATCGATAAGATGCTAAACAA GGCCAGCTCCAACTGA